From one Malus sylvestris chromosome 1, drMalSylv7.2, whole genome shotgun sequence genomic stretch:
- the LOC126614094 gene encoding uncharacterized protein LOC126614094, with protein sequence MLPPSSRKENEAKILRTARRVIIDKLVFLDPDLYKNDTFLCKASVKRFDTRYDWWYNACHSYVKQMHKDPSTGQLICHKHPNQIPTPWYKVNLILEDSTNEISALIIGKAGEKLFGMPCKDLVMNQRLIDQQQLPNEFLRLIGQKKIFHLRFGNRKNSFNSSDVLVYNVSDDPAIEPITPHILPRAVTVSSTTVSSSTSPSETSGESHKRKREFVRKALFTGSEQRYRFKLHSIIKSDTFILLPMFKYSYLLAILFCLIYTCQESFLFF encoded by the exons ATGCTGCCTCCTTCTTCAAGGAAGGAAAATGAGGCTAAAATTCTTCGTACAGCAAGAAGAGTAATAATAGATAAGCTGGTCTTTTTGGATCCTGATTTGTATAAG AATGATACATTCCTATGTAAAGCATCTGTCAAACGTTTTGACACACGTTATGATTGGTGGTACAATGCTTGCCATAGCTATGTCAAACAAATGCATAAGGACCCATCGACTGGGCAACTCATCTGTCATAAACACCCCAACCAAATTCCAACACCATG gtACAAAGTTAATTTGATTCTTGAAGACAGCACTAATGAAATTAGTGCTTTGATAATTGGCAAAGCTGGAGAAAAACTCTTTGGTATGCCCTGCAAAGATTTGGTCATGAATCAGAGATTGATTGACCAACAACAACTACCAAATGAGTTTTTGCGACTGATTGGACAAAAGAAGATTTTCCACTTGCGATTCGGaaatagaaaaaatagtttCAACTCAAGTGATGTGCTGGTTTACAATGTGTCTGATGATCCAGCTATAGAGCCAATAACTCCACATATCTTACCAAGAGCAGTCACAGTATCTTCCACTACTGTATCATCTTCGACCTCACCATCTGAAACAAGCGGAGAATCACATAAACGAAAAAGGGAGTTTGTGAGGAAAGCTCTTTTTACTGGCAGTGAACAGAGGTATAGATTCAAACTCCATAGTATCATAAAATCCGATACTTTTATTTTACTCCCTATGTTCAAATATTCATATCTTCTAGCTATCTTGTTTTGCTTAATATATACCTGTCAAgaatcttttctctttttttaa